Proteins from a genomic interval of Desulfovibrio piger:
- the selB gene encoding selenocysteine-specific translation elongation factor, with protein sequence MALILGTAGHIDHGKTSLVRALTGIDCDRLEEEKRRGITIELGFAWVPMPGGERLGIVDVPGHERFVKNMVAGAAGVDFVMLVIAADEGVMPQTREHLEICSLLGIRHGFVALTKVDMVDADWLELVQEDVRTFLQGTFLEGAPIFPVSSSTGQGIPALREHILACASSLPPRHGSDIFRLPVDRVFTLKGHGTVITGTVISGAVSEGDELCFMPGALPTRARSLQRHGSSVEMVRAGERCAVNVQGLEVTDIHRGNTLCRPDTLFPSRRWLVRLQCLKSAPRPLRQRTEVHFHHATQECAARVVFFDRDRLASGDSCLAELRFSSDMVGVFGDHCVLRAYSPLRTVAGGTIVSPLPPLLRRKDPDFQNKLDLLARLPELAAPEYITAHSGLDLTRAALSLSGSAGASHSQLQALTGQSAAALQKQLVQLSSQGEAICWHKEGRMWIASLHFEALIRACLDRAAALHAKNPLKPSLPSGALCAGWSDKLPQRLVARVLEAAQKKGLLVAEGDGLRLASHKVTLASDQEGLSRKLLEAHTSAGLTPPNLKDVLEELGVSSKEAAPVLRLLCEQKKLVRVKDGLYYGNEAVEEILDKVRLWFSDHEDLDVGGLKEILDLSRKYLIALLEFMDREKITVRVGDARQYRGR encoded by the coding sequence ATGGCTCTGATCCTGGGTACCGCCGGTCACATCGACCACGGCAAGACATCTCTGGTCCGCGCGCTGACGGGCATCGACTGTGACCGTCTGGAAGAAGAGAAGCGGCGCGGCATCACCATCGAACTGGGCTTCGCCTGGGTCCCCATGCCGGGTGGCGAGCGTCTGGGCATCGTGGACGTGCCCGGCCATGAACGCTTCGTCAAAAACATGGTGGCCGGTGCCGCCGGTGTGGACTTCGTCATGCTGGTCATCGCCGCCGACGAAGGCGTCATGCCCCAGACCCGCGAACATCTGGAGATCTGCTCCCTGCTGGGCATCCGGCACGGTTTCGTGGCCCTGACCAAGGTGGACATGGTGGACGCGGACTGGCTGGAACTGGTCCAGGAAGACGTGCGCACCTTCCTGCAGGGCACTTTTCTGGAAGGCGCCCCCATCTTCCCCGTCTCGTCCAGCACGGGCCAGGGCATCCCGGCCCTGCGCGAACATATCCTGGCCTGCGCCAGCAGCCTGCCGCCCCGGCACGGCTCCGACATCTTCCGCCTGCCGGTGGACCGCGTGTTCACCCTCAAGGGGCACGGCACGGTCATCACGGGCACGGTCATTTCCGGCGCGGTCAGCGAAGGGGACGAACTCTGCTTCATGCCCGGCGCCCTGCCCACCCGCGCCCGCAGCCTGCAGCGCCACGGCAGCAGCGTGGAGATGGTCCGCGCCGGCGAGCGCTGCGCCGTCAACGTGCAGGGCCTGGAAGTGACGGACATCCATCGCGGCAACACCCTCTGCCGTCCCGACACCCTTTTCCCCTCCCGCCGCTGGCTGGTGCGCCTGCAGTGCCTCAAGTCCGCGCCGCGGCCCCTGCGCCAGCGTACCGAGGTCCACTTCCACCACGCCACGCAGGAATGCGCGGCCCGGGTGGTCTTCTTCGACCGTGACCGTCTGGCCTCCGGCGACTCCTGCCTGGCCGAACTGCGCTTCTCCAGCGATATGGTGGGCGTGTTCGGCGACCATTGCGTGCTGCGCGCCTACTCGCCCCTGCGCACCGTGGCCGGCGGCACCATCGTCAGCCCCCTGCCGCCCCTGCTGCGTCGCAAGGACCCGGATTTCCAGAACAAGCTCGACCTGCTGGCCCGTCTGCCCGAACTGGCCGCCCCCGAATACATCACGGCCCACTCCGGCCTCGACCTCACCAGGGCGGCCCTGAGCCTCAGCGGCAGCGCGGGCGCCAGCCACAGCCAGCTGCAGGCCCTCACCGGCCAGAGCGCCGCGGCCCTGCAGAAGCAGCTGGTCCAGCTGTCTTCCCAGGGCGAGGCCATCTGCTGGCACAAGGAAGGCCGCATGTGGATCGCCAGCCTGCATTTCGAGGCCCTGATCCGCGCCTGCCTGGACAGGGCCGCCGCCCTGCACGCCAAGAACCCGCTCAAGCCCTCACTGCCCAGCGGCGCCCTGTGCGCCGGCTGGAGCGACAAGCTGCCCCAGCGTCTGGTGGCGCGCGTGCTGGAAGCGGCCCAGAAAAAGGGCCTGCTGGTGGCCGAAGGCGACGGCCTGCGCCTGGCCAGCCACAAGGTCACGCTGGCTTCCGACCAGGAGGGCCTGAGCCGCAAGCTGCTGGAGGCCCACACCAGCGCGGGCCTGACCCCGCCCAACCTCAAGGACGTGCTCGAGGAACTGGGCGTGAGCAGCAAGGAGGCGGCGCCCGTCCTGCGCCTGCTGTGCGAACAGAAGAAGCTGGTGCGCGTCAAGGACGGCCTCTACTACGGCAACGAGGCCGTGGAAGAGATCCTGGACAAGGTGCGCCTGTGGTTCAGCGACCATGAGGATCTGGACGTGGGCGGCCTCAAGGAGATCCTGGACCTTTCGCGCAAGTACCTCATCGCCCTGCTGGAATTCATGGACAGGGAAAAGATCACCGTCCGGGTGGGAGACGCCCGGCAGTATCGGGGCCGCTAG
- the ispH gene encoding 4-hydroxy-3-methylbut-2-enyl diphosphate reductase: MDVIRAKTAGFCMGVGLALQKLDTALEQPCEGRTCTLGPIIHNPQVLADYEALEVFCAQDPSQLNATDRVLIRAHGITRQVEEAVRATGADVVDATCPKVKRAQLAIERATRDGEELLLFGEADHPEVRGLVSYAHGPAHVFGSRDELAALHVDPERSYVLASQTTQDRSVFEQLEKELRDRLPRLKVLATICDATRERQEEARSIAAQVDAMVVVGGRQSGNTRRLADLAAQSGISTYHIEQAEELRAEDFAGKGRVGLTAGASTPRKLIDATQQWLEQLPD, encoded by the coding sequence ATGGACGTCATCCGCGCCAAGACCGCCGGTTTCTGCATGGGGGTCGGCCTGGCCCTGCAAAAACTGGATACCGCTCTGGAACAGCCCTGCGAAGGCCGCACCTGCACCCTGGGCCCCATCATCCACAACCCGCAGGTCCTGGCCGACTATGAGGCCCTGGAGGTCTTCTGCGCTCAGGATCCTTCCCAGCTCAACGCCACGGACAGGGTCCTCATCCGCGCCCACGGCATCACCCGTCAGGTGGAGGAGGCCGTCCGCGCCACCGGCGCCGACGTGGTGGACGCCACCTGTCCCAAGGTCAAGCGCGCCCAGCTGGCCATCGAACGTGCCACCCGCGACGGCGAGGAGCTGCTGCTTTTCGGTGAGGCCGACCATCCCGAAGTGCGCGGCCTTGTCTCCTATGCCCACGGACCGGCCCATGTGTTCGGCAGCCGTGACGAACTGGCCGCCCTGCATGTGGACCCGGAACGTTCCTATGTGCTGGCCTCCCAGACCACCCAGGACCGTTCCGTCTTCGAACAGCTGGAAAAGGAACTGCGCGACCGCCTGCCCCGGCTCAAGGTGCTGGCCACCATTTGTGATGCCACCCGCGAACGCCAGGAAGAGGCCCGCAGCATCGCTGCCCAGGTGGATGCCATGGTGGTAGTGGGCGGCCGCCAGAGCGGCAACACCCGCCGTCTGGCCGATCTGGCGGCCCAGAGCGGCATCAGCACCTATCATATCGAACAGGCCGAAGAACTGCGGGCCGAAGACTTTGCCGGCAAGGGGCGTGTGGGCCTTACCGCCGGGGCTTCCACGCCCCGCAAGCTCATCGACGCCACCCAGCAATGGCTGGAGCAGTTGCCGGATTAA